In Zonotrichia albicollis isolate bZonAlb1 chromosome 9, bZonAlb1.hap1, whole genome shotgun sequence, the DNA window ctacaagcctggacttgtttcgGCGCTCAGCTGCaccatccagccagccaaaagtgtctctgaggtgaaacaccacagttgctGCCTTTGGTCCAGGAGCAGGGGTCAGAagagcccaggcacaatctacctggtaatattgggatcttATTCCAataggggaggaaggggcaggtccagccctgccctgccctggaaccccagccctgccctgccctggaaccccaattcCCCCAGagcctccatcccagcccagcagtggctgccagtccctggcacagcacaggcaatgctccacagccacctctgcagccccagcccagctcctgagggaccaaatgacccacagtcccacctgggggaagggcccagggagaccaaggggtattgaaggctgaccacaaggcaagcacacatcttgaccctacctcttattggaatttccatctgaacactactggaatccaggagttggtgCCTCTGTGTATGCTCCTCTGTATCGTTTTTGcctctctctttctgtccttttcttctattttggtccttttgcaaatttgagtaatgtaaaattcaaatagcttagagtttgtgaagttgaatgggccaagtcagTGCTTTAAGAAGTGTTCTgtgttgattgaatgtcatattaaatcttttgccaaaaattctctgattttctaaagttatCAGTAAAgactgttttgttgttttgagctcctgaggatCTATTGTTGGTGATTCTCCAGGGAGTCAAACTcagaatacagaaaaaattgtagttccttttaaatatttccttgACAGAGTTTTCTAATCGATGgaagtcagggcttgtgtgtcctgcttggcccagcccaggcagggctttcccagccccattccacactccattacCCAGATGGAGCCCCTGGTGCCTCTGaattgtgctgccccagccccagggacgctctccttgtctgcccattcccccacggtctctgggcagggatggcctcagtgggggctgctgacatcctcagcaccttggaggctgctgctgaattttcctgctccagaggcttgttcagccttcagctcttgagtgcaggaattcagtgtgccagggctcattaacattcagaacagctAAACAAGCTAAgcttctgggaataatttgattgaAGTGTTCAAATCAAATGTGTGGTTAATTAGTCAGATTTCAGAAGCCAATTCAATGTCAATACCCTGAATTtagaaaaacagcaagaaaaaatttttttaagtcCTGTAATTTTGTTTTACTAGTAATTCATTGAaatgtgcaatctccaattgacattgaatccaagtacctcctcatgcagtttgactgggtatgaaaatcaagacctttcatggctgacaatcaatcagactctgtccctacccccaccccaccaatTTCCCCATCCAtggctggcactcagagcagccttgtgcaaatctgagctccctccagcccacactggacctagccaacagaccacagttgaacaggatataacttaataaaaattacaccattaaaataacaatcacacaattacaaactcttccctgagctatgtgcaataTCCCAGCATGTCTGATGAGTCCACTGTTCACAACTGATTTGCatgctaaaattaatttttgactaatgtggttctgtgatagatataaacacaattaagttcttgtatcaggattcttgtcctggactgaggacagaacagctcaaacaattcctgatttgcaaatctattcgtggtggatggagaagggaggtcaggctgctcttggtgttgaggaaatgctgaaagcagcctgactcatttcatctgctcatgccctggctgatctcccctctttccccttccacccattggcttttgtctcccaccagccccctgtgaagagcctggctctgtgttctccatgccctccttgctggcactgccaggctggcatgaggagcccctcagccttccctgctccaggctggaccagcccagctccctcagcctcttctcacagcccaggggctccagccccaccttggaggcccttcccagaccctgctccagctgccagatatctttcctgccctgggcagcccaaaccaggccacagtgacctggataatccctgtccttgatgtcctggtcacacagccctggccccttgtcccctgtcaggctctggggtggatcctgtggaacatcctttggtggaggctgtggctccaggtgggccggggggatcccggaggacagggaccctgctgggcatgaacaacATTGgagttgttgggagaaactgtgagggggagctggggcagagtgaccaagccagtgacctgacacagccctgctgggatgtcacacagcccctctgggatgtcgcagcaaactctgtgatgtcacagcccattctctaatgtcacacagctggtctctgatgtcacaggcAACTCTGTGATGTAATATTCTGCTCTGTGACGTCAGacctctgccctgtgatgtcacagcctgctctgtgatgtcacagaggcagtCTATGGTGTCATAGTTCTTGATAacctcacataacccactctgtgatgtcatagcccactctgtgacctcatgttaccggatgataaattgtctccatCAGCTGAGCTAAAACCTGGAGCTTGTTGTTCATTACCCCAcgcctatggaaaccacacagtgcccattgtgtgagaaggggaactggaagttcagcagcctcagtgtcctgccagctcagccaggcccacgggAACATTGGGGCTCACGACCACCAGGGACCAGTAGAGAGAACCCCGGGACAGAAGAACGCATGCAAATGGGGAAAGGAAATGTGTtagtgattttggggaaatgattatcatatgtgtgtttagtccagggcaatcaatgaatatgtgtgcaaaatacagaatataaacagaaactctcctgtactcagcatgcacGGCATTGGGAGGAGCTATCTCCCatgcatccagctgaataaagaatgctgcttctttatgctgaagccccaaactgcccatccgatcagcattttactactgcacaagaacataattttgttatcaaaatgcttaggcagagccacagactgaaaatcaaccctgagcagtcctatcccattcccatcccattagctACTCACGCGACCCCTAACACTagagccatatcccatatcaccggcgggtggtctcatgttaggtacaaggggattcgcccccatccacactcaggaattgcttatgatgctgtatggtaggttattcattaatccggaagcaatcctggaattattgataatgctgtatgataggttattcattaatccagaagcaatcctggtggatccttctgtttgaagtttggtaagcagggcaaacaataaagagagatagggataagggaattgtcgagctaagcatgatcagagctaataatgtcaaactgaccctaagagccgtgccaatgtcaaactgaccctaagagccgtgccaagccatgggaaccaagccaagtacaccgggaattgaccatattaggataggagttcaaaagtttaaagaggaagactaaTCAGAAGACCCTTGCCCGCGAGGAAGGCACCGAAGGACCACCAagaataatcctcaaaatagatgtctccgcccacgctccgcccacaccacgcctcttatgaatatgatgtaaccctgcacccaagactgtataaaagcttgcttctgtcatgagatagctagaaatcccttttgtgatttctccgacgcgtcgtaataaaatacctcctgtctatgctgacttacttgagtttcttaggcagttattctcgccttttggggcaaaattcggcatcaATGCTACACTGGagttaaggagttttctgttttactgaatttttggtaacactcccactgccaaggaaaggtctgtttgctgctgttcacaaacagagaagggctggtggcagatgtgggggTCAGAGGCTgactggggcacagtgaccatgaaataatcaagttttcaatgttctgtgaaagaaggaggggcaaCAACAAAATTTCTAtactggaattaggaagggcagactgGCCTTTTTAGGATGCAGATTTGGGGAGTACCAAATCAGGTCCTGATTATtttaagggaaacagcccttaaaaacaaaggggtccaggaaggatggacacactacaagaaagtaatcttaaaggggaaggagcagcctgtcccagtgtggcaaaagaTGATCTAGTCAGGAAAAAGTCTGtcctggctgcccatggagcttttgtggaagctcaggggaaaaaaggactGGCAATTCAGGAATTGTTTAAGAATGCCCTTAGCATATCAGAAAGAAAATCGGAGAGGTGAAAGCTCAATCAGAAAGTAATCTGAATTAATCTGGCccatcctttaaaaaaaagagtttgtataaaatatttttagcaaaaggagagagaaggagaaCCTCTACTCTTTATTGGAGGCAGtggagaatatagaaactaaagataaggaaaaggctgagctacTTAACACCTTGTTTTTCtcaattttcaatattaggacAGGCTGttctcaggacaagtgttctcctgagctggtggatgggcacagggagcagaacagtcCCCCTGatatccaggaggaagcagttggtgacctgctgagccactcagatgctcacaggtgtgtgGGATcggatgggatccatcccagggggatgagggagctgtggatgagctccccaagctgctctccatcatttaccatcagtgctggctcagcagggaggtcccagaggactggaggtgccagtgtgagcccatccccaagaagggctggaaggaggagctggggaactccaggcctgtcagcctgacctgggtgcctggCAAGATTATGgtacagatcaccttgagtgccatcacagggcacccacaggatggccgaggggtcagagccagccagcgtggatttaggGGTagcaggtcctgcctgaccaacctggtctccttttatgaccaggtgacccacCTGTGGATGTGGGAAAGGCTGTGAATGTAGTGTGCCTGGACTTCAGaaaagcctttgacactgtctctgtcagcattccctggaaaagctgcagcccacagctTAGGCAGGTTCCCTCCTCGCTGGGAGATTtaagagctggctggaggctgggcccagagagtggtggggatggtgctgcacccagctggtgtccaggcactggtgctgtttcccagggatctgtgctgggcccagtcctgtttaatatcttcactgatgatctggCTGAGGGGATTGAGTCCACCATTCACAaattgcagatggcaccaagctgggtgtgagtgtggatctgctggagggcaggataAGAAGACACAGCCctaagctgcaccaggggaggctCAGACTGGACaataggaagaagttcttcacagaaagggtgagtgGGCATTGGAATGAGCTGGCCAGGGGGGAGGTGGCAGAGTCATTGTCCCTCTCCAGTGGCACTTAGTggcatggtctgggtgacaaggcTGTATTAGGGcattggttggacttgatgatcccaaaggtcttttccagcctatttgattctgtcattctgtgatgattgggacactctggggcctttgtgacactgcagggccttgtggaactaAGGGAACCATGGTGACACCGTGCAGCCTCACAGAACCAGGGGTCCATTGTGGTGCTCTGGGGCCAAATGGAACCAGGGAGTGCACCGTGACACTCTGGGTCCTCgggaaccacagaggccattgtgacactgcagggccttgtgtaaccaaggggttTCACCATTTTGGCACTGCAAAACCAAGGAAACCATTGGAAGAGTCCAGGGCccagtggaaccaaggggccattgtgacagtgcagggcctcatggaaccaaggggacattgtgacactgcaggatcctCTGTAACCAAGGGACCCCTGTGCCAGGATGGGGCCTCAAGGAATCTGGAAGAgtgttgtgacactgtgtggccacatggaaacaaggagtccattgtgacactgagggaactTGTCACAGAGaccacagagaccattgtgacagtgtgggaGCTCATGTCACCAttgggccattgtgacactctggggctccatggaaccaaggggccactgtgaaaCTGCAGCACCAATGAgaacactgtgacactgtgaagCCCCATGAAATTAAGAAGACAATTGTCAAATtttggggccccatggaaccaagaagaCTGgtgtgacagtgcagggcctggtgtaaccaagaggccattgtggcactgaggggccccatggaaccaaggacatctttgcagatgacaccaagctgggtatGAGTGCAGATCTGGGGAGCATGGGAGGACTCttcacagggccctggacaggttGAATCCAGGGGCCAAATCCAACAAGTCAGGTTTAACAAGACAaagtgccgggtcctgcactttggccacaagaACCCCTGCTGCACTACACACTGGGGAAAGAGTGGCTGGACAACAGCCAGGAAGAAAGGAACctacagggacagagggacagcaggctggacatgagccagcagtgtgcccaggtggccaagaaggccaatggctcctggcctggatcaggaatggtgtggccagcaggaccagagaTGCTGTGCTAGCACTgagctgcccccagctctgcacacagacattgctgctgcagccccagagaaggcaacaaaagggcatttctgcagaaaactttgctttAAACAACCTTTAATTTGTTTAAAGCCATCAACAGTGCAGCCTCTCACTGACGCAGTCTGTGGCCatagggaaggtggagagaaacaaaatgagaaatggcgcAAACCATGACATGTTTTGTGGTcaacatgaaaaaattaaatcaaagaaaaaaaccacacaaccAAACTAACAAGAAGTATGAaagattacttttattacaagtgattagcagaaattggccagcagtttaatgttcttGAAACCaaccagtcatcagtctccacactgcagccttgagctccgggttcctcaggctgtagatgagggggttcagggctggaggcaccaccgagtacagaacagacagggccagatccagggatggggaggagatggaggggggcttcaggtgagcaaaCATAATAGTGCTGAAAAACagagagaccacagccaggtgagggaggcaggtggaaaaggctttgtgccgtccctgctcagaggggatcctcagcacagccctgaagatctgcacataggagaaaacaatgaacacaaagcaGCCTAATGCTAAACAAGCACTAATAGCAATAAGCTCAAGTTCCCTGAAAATGGAGAATGAGCAGGacagcttgaggatctgtgggatttcacagaagaactggcccagggcattgccatggcacatgggcagggaaaatgtattggctgtgtgcagcagagagtagagaaaggcactggcccaggcagctgctgccatgtgggcacaagctctgctgcccaggagggtcccgtagtgcaggggtttgcagatggacacgtagcggtcgtagcacatgaggGTCAGGAGGGAATACTCTGCTCccatgaagaacagaaagaaaaagagctgagcagcacatccagtgtaggagatgttcctggtgtcccagagcaaattgtgcatggctttaggaacagtggtgcagatggagcccaggtcgctgagggccaggttgagcaggaagaagaacatgggcgtgtgcaggtggtggccgcaggctacggcgctgatgatgaggccgttgcccaggagggcagccagggagatgcccagcaagaggcagaagtgcaggagctgcagctgccgcgtgtctgccaatgccagcaggaggaagtgcctgatggagctgctgttggacatttcctATGGTGccttggcatggggatctgtaaaaaaaaGTAACCAAGGAatagttgggtttggagaggactttaaatacCCCAGCACATCTTGGGCCACTTTCTCCCAACTGCCTGCCCAggcctctgctgcctggagctgtccctgccagcagctgcttccctatgcccagggctgggccctgccagtgctgccagagcccatcccagccctgggggctcagctctgccttgccgagacctcccagctctggcactgccgaGGGGCAgttctggctctgcaggctctgatggcaaagTCAGAGCAATCCTGAGGAGTCTGTAAAAGTAACACTGGTTCTGCCTCTAAGGGATCCTGATCCTTTGCttatttctgtcactgcctggttTATTCAGATCtcagagatttattttttttttttacttcaactGAGAGATGAATATCTATGTGCAATTTCACAtccaggcaacccagagcagtagatttaaaaaacaaaatatccCTTTTATTCAGCCCTTGTCTCACTATGCACCCCATATAatctacttggaaatgttctgcagttaaatgccatgctgggagcagtcctgaacaatgcagcatcctccccacatcaggagaacacttccaagccttaccagctgtctcctcccacccagatcttgtccctcagtgctgggagcagctgccaggcctggctgagagctgtccctggaaggcagcagagtccctgccccagcacagcgccctgggctgcaggaccctgctctgcaggacagccctgggcacccctggctgctctgcacaagaaacaatcagagaatgtactcacagggtctgtaggcattgggatgttccagctttaggagatcactgcaggacctgcagctgcattgtcctgcagccagaggttcctgtgccaagggctggcagtgattgtgccccaggcacttctcagcaccttcccagccctgacagatggaagctctctgtgcctctgtgctgtgcccagggtggctgcaggcagtgccccagctctgctgggctggcagaagagctgctcatcaagagaaatgtgcttttgaagctcttcttggttaccaggagctgcctctgtgccaggagcccagcccagctcagcagcacagacacagcacaaggactttaatgagcctctggggctttgtgctgaagccctgaacatcagtccctgagagggagctgaggaaacctctccagagctccaaggcagaatccaactccaaactttctcggacttttaatgggtcccactgagggacacaacagagaaagtgtccccaggccccaggcagagcaaagaactgcaggcagtgatgacaggtggggacaaggagaagccaagtcttggtgccctggggcacagcagggtctgtgccagcaagggctgtgaggagacaccttgtcctgaggccctggggcctcctggcacagccccagccaggctgggcactgtcagccccttgtcctgccctcagcatccccccctagcccacatcccagttgcctgaaggatctgctggaaggagtccctggggagccttgctcaggaatggccctggggcctccctaatgctcccagggactgtaggtttttcaaaggactttggctTTGGCTTtggccttggagtctctgagaggtttgtgcaatcctggcctccaattatctgctgtaattagtccctggagaggctttgtcagtaacaacactcagtgggtcTCATTACTaattcaaggtacttcagttattttaaagtACTTGGTGTTTCTTTTTTGATACacactctgtgagaggtttgtgcaatcatggccccagttacctgctttaacgagtcccttgagagTTTTGTACTGACATTCAGTGGGAATCATTAATGTCTTgcgatactcaaggtttttaaggtactctggattttcctttccacactgaatCTCCTAGAGTTTTTTGTGCaatcctggcctccaattctctcctccaaggagtccatgaggagcctgtgtttgGGATGGACCTCTGTGGGACCCATTGATGCCTCgagacactttggggttttcttgtgACATTGAATTTTGGAAAGGTTTGTtcaatctcctctcaggccctgagttttcagggctcagctccaaattcACCACTGGGCTCATAGGGATCAAGCCTGACAAATCATGGCTATACCTTGATTTCCCTGTGCTCTAGTGCAGTTCATCAGAAATGTttctgtagtggttttggttcacCAGTTTGAGATGTCTTGGAGAATGCAGTAATTATTTTAGTGGGTTCAGTATTGGCTATTTACTAGTGCGCTCACTAGAATATACTTGCACATTTCTTCCTTTGTGATAAGATTAGGAGAACGgcaaagcaggctcaaaactttaaCAGGGTATAAGGAAAAGTTCATTAATAGCaactaaaagaaagagtaataagAACAAAACTTTCAGAACacttctcctctccctacaaccttttttttccttactgacAATATGAAGAGACAAACCTAGAATTTCCAGTGAGTTTACCCCAACTAGAATAGTCTTTCTTGAGTTCACTTAGGGAGAGGAGTCTCTCTTTCATGCTATCGAGAGTTCTCCATAAGAAACACTTCTCTTGTGGCTCTCAATTTCCATGAATAGCAACTGCCCAGAAAAATCTGCAATTGTGACATCCCTCCCAGATTTTCAAAGCTCTTTTACAGTTGTGTTTATGGGCCATGTCAACTTATGGGGTATTAgtttaaagatgagctgtttaAGAGCAAAGGTTTTCTACatctgtgtcatggtttgagcctggcacagagccagtgccccccatgaaaatgcctcaccctggtgtctgctgtgagatgtgaccaggaataagcaaaacaggctctaacttaaacataaagaccactttattacttaaactacaggaaaaatagggagggactataaggaaaaaaaaaagaagaaaagaattgaaaaccttacaaaaaaaccattttcctcctcccccaccacctgactttcccaatccaatacattctcccaaaacaactgcccagcccggcacgacactttagtatactcaaacatcagttcatgaagaggaaaggagtccttctcgttccataggcttctcctgcaagcacactgaaacctcgtgtgcttctctgttacttcggcaccgcccggaagaaaaaaaagtccttctgcCGCTTGTAACATcgtccttccatgcccagtgctctcaccactgacggcatggaccagagctgcttttagggttgtctttcaaggatgccttgtctcactccaaaaaggcacggtctctgcttttgggacatctgtcccccccatatttttccaaccccctggggccggggggtcctcacgaagaaccttcctggttttgaggcactgcctccccctaaatgcagtctgtgtcacaggaacaactgagtccatagccacgagaaaagtccagccaaaaggccactccaaatcatctctccccatccaatcatctccacaattttccgggccaggtccttatcttatctcatctctcatctcccttcttattcagcttcgaggaggattagcatttttgcaaggccccaatcatgcaagaaagggttaaaagttttcagtctctgtctgtcctgggacgagatgatactcccacacgtgctgctgctgcggccggccgctctccctcccggaggggaggggggggggggggggctggccactcgatgtctcttggggctccgccacccttccatccttgaaaccccctcaacccccacctctgtccaggccccaggcctaccgcatggccggcccctcccccgcccagcagcaacaggctgggcgggggagagagatctgaactcctaGCCGCGGTGtccaaaagaggaagtgccagggcagtgccttgcttttaacccctgtgtattctcggaggtgtgtccaaaccccactggctacaccaggtgtcagtatgaaacccaaaaccttcattggtttgaccacagcttcccagaattcccactccttcctggtcaaaccatgacaatctGTTTCTGAAATCATCTTCTTCTCTGAGAGCAGAgatctttttcttctccctgtgaAGGCACAGGATCTCATCACTCTTCcccttttaaatgttttaactTCTCATAGGATCACAGTTACTTCAACATTTGCTTACTTTAGCATGGAGGCCTTTGCTGAACAAGTTGTGTCCCCATACTTTTCAATGCGAtacagggaaaaagagagtctgatgtatcaattacatccttctccatagctttacaagaggatttcagccccaagatcaggacatctcctcatccctcccatctGGGACTCAACTTCCTCTTTGCTGCCCTCGGAGTCTCCATGTTGCTCCTCTATGTGCCTgcactttgtccttttctctcactcGAGGGAGGATGGAAGCACTGAAAGAGTTAATATCTCACCTGGGACCTGCAGATGGTTCCGTGACCCCAGCTGGTCCCAGTACTTGCAGCCAGACCTGCTCCATATTCCCtcggttccatggggccccacagtgtcccaatgtTCCCTTGCTTCTAGGAGGCCCAGAGGTATCATAATGCCCCCTTGGTGACACGAGGCCCTGaaagggtcacaatggtctccatggttccatcaggccccacAGAGTCATCATGGCCTCTGGGTTCCATGAAGCACCACTGTGTCAActtggccccttggttccatgggctccagtggtgccacaatgatccccttggtttcatgggctccagtggtgccacaatgatccccttgattccatgggCTCCActggtgccacaatgatcccctttgttccatgatccatcccacagtgtcccagggATCTCCATGGAAAGGAAAGAACCCTGCCCCAGGGttgcaggggcagccaccagaggccaaggccagccagccTTGACAGTACTGGCAGATTTTGCCtgggagcaacccttggatattcaGAATTTCAGACATGGAATCCCAATTTTAGACATGGAcactggaggagaaggatggttcttttccataggaaggaaagcacagaacacCGGTGGTGTTTCAGAGGCAGATGAAAGGCGGCTGTCAGAGGCCTAGGCAAGCCAGACCTCTCTGTTCTGGTAGCATTTGTCTGAAATCAACCCTTGGATATAGAGAATTTGGGAGGTGGAACCCCATCATGGGCCATTTTTGTGCAGATAAAAaggatggttcttttccataggaaggaaagcacagagcccctgtgtttcaaaggcagataaGTGCCAGCCATCAGGAAGCCAAGGTTAACCAGACttgtcagtcctggcagcttttgtccgGGAGCTATCCTTGCATGTAGGGAATTCTGGAGGCAGATGcccaattttggccatgtgTGCCTGGTCGAGGTTGatggttttttcccctaagaaagaaaagcacatgacctcagtgtttcaaaggcagatgagaggtggccagTAGAGGCGAAGGACAGTTCTCtgccataggaaggaaagcccagagctccagggctTCAGGGGCAGACAGGAAGCAgacctcaacatgccaaggtcacCTGGACCTGTCAGGGGGTCCCCAGGAGGCCcaaccag includes these proteins:
- the LOC141730199 gene encoding olfactory receptor 14I1-like, with translation MSNSSSIRHFLLLALADTRQLQLLHFCLLLGISLAALLGNGLIISAVACGHHLHTPMFFFLLNLALSDLGSICTTVPKAMHNLLWDTRNISYTGCAAQLFFFLFFMGAEYSLLTLMCYDRYVSICKPLHYGTLLGSRACAHMAAAAWASAFLYSLLHTANTFSLPMCHGNALGQFFCEIPQILKLSCSFSIFRELELIAISACLALGCFVFIVFSYVQIFRAVLRIPSEQGRHKAFSTCLPHLAVVSLFFSTIMFAHLKPPSISSPSLDLALSVLYSVVPPALNPLIYSLRNPELKAAVWRLMTGWFQEH